A region from the Campylobacter blaseri genome encodes:
- a CDS encoding host-nuclease inhibitor Gam family protein, whose product MAKIESFSDIDLALKKICELSVGIEKINGEVTLECNRIKELRKNEIERLDNEKKFLEQQITLFCEDNKHEFADKRSKEFTFGEIGYRVSKSVSIPRVKTKVVSLLNAIKAYGLGKECITYEEKPNKEALAELDDKDLAKLGLKRIIKDNFRIVPKIESLELVK is encoded by the coding sequence ATGGCAAAGATAGAGAGTTTTAGCGATATAGATTTAGCATTAAAAAAGATATGTGAGCTTAGTGTTGGCATTGAAAAAATCAATGGTGAGGTAACTCTTGAGTGTAACCGCATAAAAGAGTTAAGGAAAAATGAGATAGAAAGGCTTGATAATGAAAAGAAATTTTTAGAGCAACAAATAACTCTTTTTTGTGAAGATAACAAACACGAATTTGCTGATAAAAGAAGCAAAGAGTTTACCTTTGGAGAGATAGGCTATAGAGTATCAAAAAGTGTATCAATTCCAAGAGTAAAAACAAAAGTTGTATCACTTTTAAATGCTATAAAAGCGTATGGACTTGGTAAAGAGTGCATAACATACGAAGAAAAACCAAACAAAGAGGCTTTGGCTGAGCTTGATGATAAAGATTTGGCAAAACTTGGACTTAAAAGAATTATAAAAGATAATTTTCGCATAGTTCCAAAAATAGAGAGTTTAGAGTTAGTAAAATGA
- the nrdD gene encoding anaerobic ribonucleoside-triphosphate reductase gives MTKDEILTKNQSKRTRCIVYTRVMGYHRPVESFNVGKKGEHKERVKFIKIRA, from the coding sequence ATGACAAAAGATGAGATTTTAACAAAAAATCAAAGCAAAAGAACAAGATGTATAGTTTATACAAGAGTTATGGGTTATCACAGACCAGTTGAAAGCTTTAATGTGGGCAAAAAAGGTGAACATAAAGAAAGGGTAAAATTTATAAAAATAAGGGCTTAA
- a CDS encoding DUF4406 domain-containing protein gives MNDRIYIAGAISNNPHFKEEFALAQRYLLNKGYVVLNPAILPKGLSQEEYMRICIPMLNIADTVYFLKGWKKSTGAKIEHALALQAGKRVLYQEEDLRLYVRGWVWKS, from the coding sequence ATGAACGATAGAATTTATATAGCAGGTGCTATATCAAACAATCCACATTTTAAAGAGGAATTTGCACTAGCGCAAAGGTATCTTTTAAACAAGGGTTATGTGGTTTTAAACCCAGCTATTTTACCAAAAGGGCTTAGCCAAGAGGAGTATATGAGGATATGTATACCAATGCTTAACATTGCTGATACGGTTTATTTTTTAAAAGGTTGGAAAAAAAGCACAGGTGCAAAAATAGAACATGCTTTGGCTCTTCAAGCAGGTAAAAGAGTGCTTTATCAAGAAGAGGATTTAAGACTTTATGTAAGGGGCTGGGTATGGAAGAGTTGA
- a CDS encoding phage protein GemA/Gp16 family protein, whose translation MTPKQNELKKHYIKLVHTLKKDFFIDDDARYMYMQAKFNKDSLTKLSIDELRVMLEDMGYKPYKKGKIPKQKAKNEEQKATQKQLDTIVGIWNTIARNKTKLALGLFCERITGYLMINISSLSKKEASKVIIALKKMQKEYFNGKIKKENP comes from the coding sequence ATGACACCAAAACAAAATGAACTTAAAAAACACTATATAAAACTAGTTCATACACTTAAAAAAGATTTTTTTATAGATGATGATGCAAGATATATGTACATGCAAGCTAAATTTAACAAAGATAGCTTAACAAAACTAAGCATTGATGAGCTTAGAGTTATGCTTGAAGATATGGGCTATAAGCCTTATAAAAAGGGTAAAATTCCAAAGCAAAAAGCTAAAAATGAAGAGCAAAAAGCTACTCAAAAACAGCTCGATACAATTGTTGGTATTTGGAACACGATAGCTAGAAACAAAACAAAACTAGCACTTGGGCTTTTTTGTGAGAGAATAACAGGATATTTAATGATAAATATCTCAAGCCTTAGCAAAAAAGAGGCAAGTAAGGTTATAATTGCTTTAAAAAAAATGCAAAAAGAGTATTTTAATGGTAAAATAAAAAAAGAAAATCCCTAA
- a CDS encoding Mor transcription activator family protein has protein sequence MYITSEDIFNEFLKFCKKADKKAVLKEYGGSNIYIPSYKNSLRDEDILKEYEELVASGFKKTLAVKKIARKYELTNASVYRIVKPHK, from the coding sequence ATGTATATAACTAGTGAAGATATATTTAATGAGTTTTTAAAATTTTGTAAAAAAGCCGATAAAAAAGCTGTCTTAAAAGAATATGGCGGATCAAATATATACATTCCTAGTTACAAAAACAGCTTAAGAGATGAAGATATTTTAAAAGAGTATGAAGAGCTTGTTGCAAGTGGGTTTAAAAAGACTTTGGCAGTTAAAAAAATTGCTAGAAAATATGAGCTAACAAATGCTAGCGTGTATAGGATAGTAAAGCCCCATAAATAG
- a CDS encoding transcriptional regulator, with translation MEKENLIKQTCKELGLTYKQLADAIGYGEGAIKNSASTGNISETMQYAIKMYKRILELETELNKANKIKENLREWLK, from the coding sequence ATGGAAAAAGAAAATTTAATAAAACAAACTTGTAAAGAACTTGGCTTAACTTATAAGCAGTTAGCAGATGCAATTGGATATGGAGAAGGTGCTATTAAAAATTCAGCTTCAACTGGGAATATTAGCGAAACAATGCAATATGCTATTAAAATGTATAAACGCATTTTAGAGCTTGAAACAGAATTAAACAAAGCAAATAAAATTAAAGAAAATTTAAGAGAGTGGCTTAAATAA
- a CDS encoding Rha family transcriptional regulator translates to MSSFVINNQQVSFEVVGEQTYTTSLDVANVFNKRHSDILAQIRELPKDDFNERNFPLVKYQDQKGEFRPCYQLTRDGFSLLVMGFTGERAYRWKIEFIKAFNMMESMLRKERPHLDNLINSLAEVNKKLEGYKNEANEFKTKYYKNLELTNSLLLEKVESKRLKTFEDLKVKGKGVKFSKDELNKAINLYKQGLNYAQIARKLSRSSWTIARHLRYSGVVRSYDLFGGEL, encoded by the coding sequence ATGAGTAGCTTTGTGATAAACAATCAGCAGGTAAGTTTTGAAGTGGTGGGCGAGCAAACCTACACCACTTCATTAGATGTCGCCAATGTATTTAATAAACGACATAGTGATATTTTAGCACAAATTCGTGAATTACCAAAGGATGATTTTAACGAGCGGAATTTTCCGTTGGTTAAATATCAAGACCAAAAGGGTGAATTTAGACCTTGCTATCAACTTACCCGTGATGGCTTTTCGCTTTTAGTTATGGGTTTTACAGGAGAGAGAGCTTATAGGTGGAAGATAGAGTTTATCAAAGCTTTTAATATGATGGAGAGTATGCTAAGAAAAGAGCGACCGCATCTTGATAATTTAATTAACAGCTTAGCAGAGGTAAACAAAAAGCTTGAGGGTTATAAAAACGAAGCAAATGAGTTTAAGACAAAATACTATAAAAACTTAGAGCTTACAAACTCACTTTTACTTGAAAAGGTTGAGAGTAAGAGATTAAAAACATTTGAGGATTTAAAGGTAAAAGGAAAAGGTGTTAAATTTAGCAAAGATGAGTTAAACAAAGCCATTAACCTTTATAAACAGGGTTTAAACTATGCACAAATAGCAAGGAAGCTTAGCAGAAGTTCTTGGACTATAGCAAGACATTTAAGATATAGTGGTGTGGTTAGAAGTTATGATTTGTTTGGAGGTGAGTTATGA
- a CDS encoding phage virion morphogenesis protein, giving the protein MSIKVKGLKEVQDKLHKLSHLGGDIEPFLADTGEILRNEIEDSFEKQSSPFGKKWKALKDSTKKYKAKKGYSSNVLRKSGDLADKWEIKTTNTSVRVFNVSKSKGYVYGLVHQFGTNKAGRGKNTTIPARPFLPISKKGFLKKELKDEIKKDCINYIKDILA; this is encoded by the coding sequence ATGTCTATAAAAGTAAAAGGACTTAAAGAGGTTCAAGACAAACTACATAAATTAAGCCATTTAGGTGGAGACATTGAACCATTTTTAGCAGATACTGGTGAAATTTTAAGAAATGAAATAGAGGATAGTTTTGAAAAACAAAGTTCACCATTTGGTAAAAAGTGGAAAGCTCTAAAAGATAGCACTAAAAAGTATAAAGCTAAAAAAGGCTATAGTTCAAATGTATTAAGAAAAAGCGGAGATTTAGCTGATAAATGGGAGATAAAAACAACTAATACAAGTGTTAGAGTTTTTAATGTCTCAAAAAGCAAAGGCTATGTTTATGGTTTAGTTCATCAATTTGGCACAAACAAAGCTGGTCGTGGCAAAAACACAACCATACCAGCAAGACCATTTTTACCAATTAGTAAAAAAGGATTTTTAAAAAAAGAGTTAAAAGATGAGATAAAAAAAGACTGCATTAACTATATAAAAGATATTTTAGCCTAG
- a CDS encoding phage minor head protein has protein sequence MIYNSFFSKTSDTYKYIKEKKPQLHFDYDEIMHETHNRVFTIAKMSDIDLLNDVKTSLENAYKNGVNFEDWKKQITPTLKKKGWFGKTKVVKRETGEKKEIYVGSRRLKTIYNTNMRTIYAKSRYTGQMLSSATHFRYTAVMDNLTRAKHRGMHNLVLPKTDPFWDTNYPPNGWNCRCQVEAITLSEAKRRGLKVRENSNGINGIADIDFAYNPGKTDKLDEILAKKKDRFKLNTKLTSKEVNAILKDLGNFTKQRDLYVWKKGLNDMVDEVIVKNNQKTPLNVVQVGLLSKFISETASKLLNKEVKSGGMILTKKELSHARPQRKEAYNHAFRVEEMKEIVDVLNDENRAYVDLRDKHKNIVFIFEDKKDKTKLNLIPIEISKFHKKFKMKNYVITLDKADKEDIEKVIKKKDIIKIK, from the coding sequence ATGATATATAACTCTTTTTTTAGCAAAACTAGTGACACTTATAAATACATAAAAGAAAAAAAGCCCCAGCTGCACTTTGATTATGATGAGATAATGCATGAAACTCATAACAGGGTATTTACAATAGCTAAGATGAGTGATATTGATTTACTAAATGATGTTAAAACCTCACTTGAAAATGCTTACAAAAATGGCGTAAATTTTGAAGATTGGAAAAAACAAATCACACCAACTTTAAAGAAAAAAGGCTGGTTTGGTAAAACAAAAGTTGTAAAAAGAGAAACAGGCGAAAAAAAAGAGATATATGTAGGCTCTCGTAGACTTAAAACTATCTATAATACAAATATGAGAACAATCTATGCTAAAAGTAGATATACAGGGCAAATGCTAAGCAGTGCAACTCATTTTAGATACACAGCAGTTATGGACAATCTAACAAGAGCAAAGCATAGAGGTATGCATAATCTAGTCTTGCCAAAAACGGATCCTTTTTGGGATACAAATTATCCACCAAATGGGTGGAATTGTAGATGTCAAGTGGAGGCTATAACTTTAAGTGAAGCTAAAAGAAGAGGTTTAAAGGTAAGAGAAAATAGCAATGGTATAAATGGTATAGCAGATATTGACTTTGCTTACAATCCAGGAAAAACAGATAAATTAGATGAAATTTTAGCCAAGAAAAAAGATAGATTTAAGCTAAATACAAAGCTAACTAGTAAAGAAGTAAATGCTATCTTAAAAGACTTAGGAAATTTCACAAAACAAAGAGATTTGTATGTTTGGAAAAAAGGACTTAATGATATGGTTGATGAAGTTATAGTAAAAAACAACCAAAAAACACCACTTAATGTAGTTCAAGTTGGGCTTTTATCTAAATTTATAAGTGAGACAGCAAGTAAGCTACTAAACAAAGAGGTTAAAAGTGGTGGAATGATACTAACCAAAAAAGAACTCTCACACGCTAGACCACAAAGAAAAGAGGCATATAACCATGCTTTTAGAGTTGAAGAGATGAAGGAAATAGTAGATGTTTTAAATGATGAAAATAGAGCATATGTGGATTTAAGAGATAAACATAAAAATATAGTATTTATTTTTGAAGATAAAAAAGATAAAACAAAGCTAAATTTAATACCGATTGAAATAAGCAAATTTCATAAAAAGTTTAAGATGAAAAACTATGTTATTACATTAGATAAAGCCGATAAAGAAGATATAGAAAAAGTAATAAAGAAAAAAGATATTATAAAGATTAAATAG
- a CDS encoding phage portal protein family protein: MAFLKNLFLNKKDKNKALRLSPNDTLINALFSTSISAYKISDSDLNLITRDLSFTQADISRKAVTEKKELAIICDDETIKENLLSCFYSDIISQILETYLYGINVFEVNYKPIDGLFYPILRQRDFRNFEFKDDVLHFNLNGFLQEIPKFKVIYGLSRANFYKPYGDALLEKLYFPVKLKNASLKFWIEFIEKFGSPWAIAKSSFDAETLAKEVFAMLSGDVAVIDQDESIELTQPNKDSSHDKLINYCDNQISKVILGANLTSSVKEGSFAAANIHNQIREDIALSDANILIYVVNRAIKFFKEVNGLNIDIEAKLFDKNKPNIELSERDLKLYNMGFIPTKEYIEETYNYEIDEQKSKIIENKGHLNSNYLAFKESLKPKYLDMVDKAMDDEFLNKELINASSSLDKKLDEILNKSATYEEAFKEFMSLYQDNYTLNELEDSMFKAIANSQMHGLSDDI; encoded by the coding sequence ATGGCTTTTTTAAAAAATTTATTTTTAAATAAAAAAGATAAAAACAAAGCACTTAGACTATCACCAAACGATACTTTAATAAATGCACTATTTAGCACTAGCATTAGTGCTTACAAGATAAGTGATAGCGATTTAAACTTAATTACAAGAGACTTAAGCTTTACTCAAGCAGACATTTCAAGAAAAGCTGTTACTGAAAAAAAAGAGCTTGCTATAATTTGTGATGATGAAACCATAAAAGAGAACCTGTTATCTTGCTTTTATAGCGATATTATTTCACAAATTCTTGAAACTTATCTTTATGGCATTAATGTTTTTGAAGTTAATTATAAACCAATTGATGGGCTATTTTATCCAATTTTAAGACAGAGAGATTTTAGAAATTTTGAGTTTAAAGATGATGTTTTACATTTTAACTTAAATGGTTTTTTACAAGAAATTCCCAAATTTAAAGTAATTTATGGTTTAAGTAGGGCAAATTTTTATAAGCCATACGGGGACGCTTTGCTTGAAAAGCTATATTTTCCTGTAAAATTAAAAAATGCAAGTTTAAAATTTTGGATTGAATTTATAGAAAAATTTGGATCTCCGTGGGCTATTGCAAAAAGTAGCTTTGATGCTGAAACCTTAGCAAAAGAGGTATTTGCAATGCTAAGTGGTGATGTTGCAGTAATTGACCAAGATGAAAGCATTGAGCTAACCCAGCCAAATAAAGATAGCTCTCATGATAAATTAATTAACTATTGTGATAATCAAATAAGCAAAGTAATACTTGGTGCAAATTTAACAAGCAGTGTTAAAGAGGGAAGCTTTGCAGCTGCAAACATACATAATCAAATAAGAGAAGACATTGCACTAAGTGATGCTAATATTTTAATTTATGTAGTTAACCGAGCAATTAAGTTTTTTAAAGAGGTAAATGGGCTTAATATAGATATAGAAGCTAAATTATTTGATAAGAATAAACCAAATATTGAGTTAAGCGAGAGAGATTTAAAGCTATATAATATGGGTTTTATTCCAACAAAAGAGTATATAGAAGAGACTTATAACTATGAAATTGATGAGCAAAAAAGCAAAATCATAGAAAATAAAGGGCATTTAAATAGCAATTATTTAGCCTTTAAAGAGAGTTTAAAACCAAAATATCTTGATATGGTTGATAAGGCTATGGATGATGAGTTTTTAAATAAAGAGCTTATAAATGCAAGTAGTAGTTTAGATAAAAAACTAGATGAAATTTTAAATAAATCTGCAACCTATGAAGAGGCTTTTAAAGAGTTTATGTCTTTATATCAAGATAACTATACTTTAAATGAGCTTGAAGATAGTATGTTTAAAGCAATTGCAAACTCACAAATGCACGGATTAAGCGATGATATATAA
- the terL gene encoding phage terminase large subunit, with product MLFNKEELREFLNYENQKHGSNNEAKVLIRAEFEQWLKTVSDELKEVISSNSLLDPALKDERIKKAKFDFLYFAKTYFPHYFTIKGECELHTYLATLFEDTLQKENGSKNAIAAPRGHAKTTYSSILLPLWAICFNKRKFIVELSDSVELVDGILESIKAELEENPNLKADFPLCCGIGKMWRIGEFITNNGVKVQSFGTGKRVRGIRYGIYRPDLVIADDLENDTNVRSRSQRDKLEDWLDEAVSNLGSLEDKLIIIYIGTILHQDSVLNRKIKSPFWNSKVFKSIINYPKRMDLWEKWEQLFKSYGEKHALKFYEDNEALMLDGSQVLWEEALPLIKLMKKRAENRRSFDKEQQNTPLSENAIFKQSNFHYYTNAPKCDFYYMYVDPAGGKKKGDFTSITVLGVHIDSKKIYVCENISEKLAGNDTIKRVIKLQELYKCRIVAIETNGGQFFLKEWLYNEAFDNSIKMPLKGVNNSTNKGIRIGTLEIPVATGEILLHKTQTTLINQLLDYPEAEHDDAPDSLAGAYDLCKGGKDFKRKRREHGFFKKFIFK from the coding sequence ATGCTTTTTAACAAAGAAGAGTTAAGGGAATTTTTAAATTATGAAAATCAAAAACACGGATCTAACAACGAAGCAAAGGTTTTAATTAGAGCTGAGTTTGAGCAGTGGCTTAAAACTGTAAGTGATGAACTAAAAGAGGTAATATCTTCTAACTCTTTACTTGATCCAGCCCTAAAAGATGAAAGAATTAAAAAAGCTAAGTTTGATTTTTTATATTTTGCAAAAACATATTTTCCACACTATTTCACCATAAAAGGTGAGTGCGAACTACACACTTATTTAGCCACTTTGTTTGAAGATACCCTACAAAAAGAAAATGGTAGCAAGAATGCAATAGCAGCTCCAAGAGGACACGCTAAAACGACTTATAGCTCAATTCTTTTACCCCTTTGGGCAATTTGTTTTAATAAAAGAAAATTTATAGTTGAACTAAGTGATAGCGTTGAGCTTGTTGATGGGATACTTGAAAGTATAAAAGCAGAGCTTGAAGAAAATCCAAATTTAAAAGCTGATTTTCCTTTATGCTGTGGCATTGGTAAGATGTGGAGGATTGGTGAGTTTATAACAAATAATGGCGTAAAAGTGCAATCTTTTGGAACAGGTAAAAGAGTTCGTGGTATTAGATATGGTATCTATAGACCTGATTTAGTTATAGCAGATGACCTTGAAAATGATACAAATGTTCGCAGTCGCTCACAAAGAGATAAATTAGAAGATTGGCTAGATGAAGCGGTATCAAACTTAGGTAGTTTAGAAGATAAGCTTATAATCATCTACATAGGAACTATTTTACATCAAGATTCTGTTTTAAATAGAAAAATCAAAAGTCCGTTTTGGAATTCAAAAGTTTTTAAATCTATCATCAATTATCCAAAAAGAATGGATTTATGGGAAAAATGGGAACAACTCTTTAAAAGCTATGGCGAAAAACATGCCTTGAAGTTTTATGAAGACAATGAGGCTTTAATGCTTGATGGCTCGCAGGTGCTTTGGGAGGAAGCCTTACCTCTCATTAAACTTATGAAAAAAAGAGCTGAAAACAGAAGAAGCTTTGATAAAGAACAGCAAAACACCCCATTAAGTGAAAATGCGATATTTAAACAAAGCAACTTCCACTACTACACAAATGCCCCAAAATGCGACTTTTATTATATGTATGTAGATCCAGCTGGTGGCAAGAAAAAAGGAGACTTTACTTCTATTACGGTGCTTGGGGTGCATATAGATAGCAAAAAAATTTATGTTTGTGAAAACATAAGTGAAAAACTAGCAGGTAATGACACTATAAAAAGAGTGATTAAACTTCAAGAACTATATAAATGTAGAATTGTAGCGATTGAGACAAATGGCGGACAATTTTTCCTAAAAGAATGGCTATATAATGAAGCCTTTGATAACTCCATTAAAATGCCCTTAAAAGGGGTAAATAACAGCACAAACAAAGGCATAAGAATTGGAACTCTTGAAATTCCTGTTGCAACAGGGGAGATTTTACTTCATAAAACACAAACTACCTTAATAAACCAACTACTTGACTACCCAGAAGCTGAACACGATGACGCACCCGATAGCTTAGCCGGTGCATATGATTTGTGTAAAGGTGGAAAAGATTTTAAACGAAAAAGGAGAGAGCATGGCTTTTTTAAAAAATTTATTTTTAAATAA
- a CDS encoding DUF1804 family protein: MARLTKEIAKELYLKNFSIESIAEILNKSIKTVKNYKSNDGNWDELKANELIANAKNEGNTIYNSFINEMYAAIKEIREDEKLSSKEKANALSQVGDSFSKMKKVANLEDPKAYKLSIAKEVIKLIVIEFQKNGDKEGLKILVNLFEKSEFVRAIERLD; encoded by the coding sequence ATGGCTAGACTTACAAAAGAGATAGCAAAAGAGCTATATTTAAAAAATTTTAGTATTGAAAGCATTGCTGAAATTTTAAATAAAAGCATTAAAACGGTTAAAAATTATAAATCAAATGATGGCAATTGGGACGAGTTAAAGGCAAATGAACTTATAGCAAATGCCAAAAATGAAGGCAACACTATATATAACTCTTTTATAAATGAGATGTATGCGGCCATTAAAGAGATAAGAGAAGATGAAAAACTCTCATCAAAAGAAAAAGCAAATGCCCTCTCGCAAGTAGGTGATAGTTTTTCTAAGATGAAAAAAGTAGCCAACCTTGAAGATCCAAAAGCCTACAAACTAAGCATTGCAAAAGAGGTTATAAAGCTGATTGTCATTGAGTTTCAAAAAAATGGCGATAAAGAGGGTTTAAAGATTTTAGTTAATCTTTTTGAAAAAAGCGAGTTTGTAAGAGCTATTGAAAGACTTGATTAG
- a CDS encoding phage protein Gp36 family protein, with the protein MIDNDELLKELSKKELEELSDLNGNFKINQDVINDAIKDATSFIASFIVIPKNPTPLLKQICTLLTIIELKRKQNYPKENYKDELEKCESLLIKMANGKIPIELKNESKLIVKQRAFKHNDYIMKDWSSVNG; encoded by the coding sequence GTGATAGATAATGATGAGCTTTTAAAAGAGCTAAGTAAAAAAGAGTTAGAAGAGTTAAGTGATCTAAATGGAAATTTTAAAATAAATCAAGATGTAATCAACGATGCCATAAAAGATGCCACTAGCTTTATAGCCTCTTTTATAGTAATTCCAAAAAATCCAACACCACTTTTAAAGCAAATTTGCACTCTTTTAACAATTATTGAGCTAAAAAGAAAACAAAACTACCCAAAAGAAAATTATAAAGATGAACTAGAAAAGTGTGAAAGTCTTTTAATTAAAATGGCAAACGGCAAAATTCCAATAGAGCTTAAGAATGAAAGCAAGCTAATAGTAAAGCAAAGGGCTTTTAAACACAATGATTATATTATGAAAGATTGGAGCAGTGTTAATGGCTAG
- a CDS encoding major capsid protein, with the protein MNLDEILKKFSVVAMTNIANQLKAAPHFAMDKFYKTKKGVVGDSVDIIIKRGAGVVLESVSANASHLVTKTDDAYIVTVSLPRFPLVDKINASDINSLRSLNSEKAVTESLSVKIAEILKSQKDSIDTTLEYMAIGSLFGKILDGKGQELFSFVSRKQGVQLSKKSSGNGAKTLIETLNEVDERLISEFGVNPGYEVLCGYGFLANLVNKANEEELFKAGIAKWSEEGNLRVLNIYGTDFRPYSAKYKNTKGEAKDFMDTDKAKVIPKSTEPFTLYYGRANHVDALGLAPKLYFSAAPEKLDKGQGYAIVSETKAIPICNRPDALIELSFK; encoded by the coding sequence ATGAATTTAGATGAAATACTTAAAAAATTTAGCGTAGTTGCTATGACAAATATTGCAAACCAACTAAAAGCAGCACCGCATTTTGCAATGGATAAATTTTATAAAACAAAAAAAGGTGTAGTTGGTGATAGTGTTGATATTATCATTAAAAGAGGTGCTGGAGTTGTGCTTGAAAGTGTTAGTGCTAATGCTAGCCATTTAGTAACTAAAACAGATGATGCATATATCGTTACTGTTTCACTTCCTAGGTTTCCTTTGGTTGATAAAATAAATGCTAGTGATATTAACTCACTAAGAAGCTTAAACAGCGAAAAAGCCGTAACTGAGTCGCTTTCTGTTAAAATAGCTGAAATTTTAAAATCACAAAAAGATAGCATTGATACCACTTTAGAGTATATGGCAATTGGTTCACTTTTTGGCAAAATTTTAGATGGAAAAGGACAAGAACTATTCTCTTTTGTCTCAAGAAAACAAGGAGTGCAATTAAGCAAAAAAAGCTCAGGCAATGGAGCAAAAACACTAATTGAAACTCTTAATGAAGTAGATGAAAGATTAATTAGTGAGTTTGGTGTTAATCCTGGATATGAAGTTCTTTGTGGCTATGGTTTTTTAGCAAATTTAGTAAATAAAGCAAATGAAGAAGAGCTATTTAAAGCAGGAATTGCAAAATGGAGCGAAGAGGGCAACTTAAGAGTTTTAAATATCTATGGAACAGACTTTAGACCATATTCAGCAAAATATAAAAATACAAAAGGCGAAGCAAAAGACTTTATGGATACAGATAAAGCCAAAGTTATACCAAAATCAACTGAACCTTTTACACTTTATTATGGAAGAGCTAACCATGTTGACGCACTTGGTCTTGCTCCAAAGCTATACTTTTCAGCAGCTCCTGAAAAGCTGGATAAAGGGCAAGGTTACGCAATTGTGAGCGAAACAAAAGCCATTCCAATTTGTAATCGTCCTGATGCATTAATTGAGCTAAGTTTTAAATAA
- a CDS encoding phage protease produces the protein MLSSNFSFKLKADENTDNLVDVKLAVVGEWKGHQNGEFALDIADIEKMKINYEKRAVETVIDYEHQTLTGEIAPAAGWIKELYINEKNELWGKVSWTVKAKDYIKNGEYKYLSPVYEFAGIDEKSGVYRGATLHSASLTNKPFLDELGEVVANKNNIKEKSMDKESKQKENEELTALKAKVQSLTKENEELKNTLAEEKVNGAIVANKINKEQKEWALAYCKSDMAGFESFLKTQKVAQKNDALKNNIFENKSAKADDEDIVAMALKSIN, from the coding sequence ATGCTTAGTTCAAATTTTAGCTTTAAATTAAAAGCTGATGAAAATACAGATAATTTAGTTGATGTAAAGCTAGCCGTTGTTGGAGAATGGAAAGGGCATCAAAATGGTGAGTTTGCATTAGATATAGCTGATATTGAAAAGATGAAAATTAATTACGAAAAAAGAGCGGTTGAGACAGTTATTGACTATGAACATCAAACTTTAACAGGCGAAATTGCCCCTGCTGCTGGTTGGATAAAAGAGCTATATATCAATGAAAAAAATGAGCTTTGGGGCAAGGTTTCCTGGACAGTTAAAGCAAAAGATTATATCAAAAACGGAGAATATAAATATCTAAGTCCTGTTTATGAGTTTGCAGGGATTGATGAAAAAAGTGGAGTTTACAGAGGTGCCACGCTTCACTCAGCAAGTCTAACAAATAAACCATTTTTAGATGAGCTAGGCGAAGTTGTGGCTAATAAAAATAATATAAAGGAGAAAAGTATGGATAAAGAGTCCAAACAAAAAGAAAATGAAGAGCTTACAGCCTTAAAGGCAAAAGTTCAAAGCCTAACAAAAGAAAATGAGGAGCTTAAAAATACCCTCGCCGAAGAAAAGGTAAATGGTGCAATTGTTGCAAACAAAATAAACAAAGAGCAAAAAGAGTGGGCTTTGGCATATTGTAAAAGTGATATGGCTGGATTTGAGAGTTTTTTAAAAACACAAAAAGTAGCTCAAAAAAATGATGCATTAAAAAACAATATTTTTGAAAACAAATCAGCCAAAGCTGATGATGAAGATATAGTTGCAATGGCATTAAAAAGTATAAACTAA